From the Manihot esculenta cultivar AM560-2 chromosome 3, M.esculenta_v8, whole genome shotgun sequence genome, one window contains:
- the LOC110611331 gene encoding tubby-like F-box protein 7 isoform X4: MSLRKSILSRRISRSFRSVNNHKHDDGVAEVSGRLGGDVSGEWWAESDPVNGWASLLPELLGEIIKRVEESEDRWPQRQNVVVCACVCKKWREVTKEIVRSTRNIGKITFPSCLKQPGPHDFPHQCLIKRNKKTSTFYLSLALTPSLLDKGKFLLAARRIRHGAHMEYIISLDADDLSQRSNAYVGKLSSDFLGTNFTIYDSQPPDSSAKPASSRASRRFASKKISPQVLVANYEVGQVSYKFNLLKSRGPRRMVCSLKCPLSQETVNEKHLEGSMTKGSETSVSGCTVLRNKAPRWHEHLQCWCLNFHGRVTVASVKNFQLVATVDQSQPGGKGDEDTVLLQFGKVGDDTFTMDYRQPLSALQAFAICLTSFGTKLA; this comes from the exons ATGTCTCTGCGGAAATCGATTCTCTCTCGAAGGATCTCCAGGTCGTTCAGGTCTGTAAATAATCATAAACACGACGACGGAGTGGCGGAAGTTTCCGGCCGTCTCGGAGGCGATGTTTCCGGGGAGTGGTGGGCGGAGTCGGACCCTGTCAATGGTTGGGCGAGCTTGTTGCCTGAATTGCTTGGAGAGATAATAAAACGAGTTGAAGAGAGCGAGGATCGGTGGCCTCAGCGACAAAACGTTGTAGTTTGTGCTTGTGTTTGTAAGAAATGGAGAGAAGTTACTAAGGAGATAGTCAGGTCTACCCGCAATATCGGAAAAATCACTTTCCCTTCTTGCCTTAAACAG CCGGGTCCACATGACTTTCCTCATCAATGTCTTATAAAACGGAATAAGAAGACTTCAACATTTTACCTCTCTCTTGCTCTTACTCCAT CGTTACTGGACAAGGGAAAGTTTCTTCTAGCGGCACGGAGGATTAGACATGGTGCTCACATGGAGTACATCATCTCACTTGATGCAGATGATCTATCCCAACGGAGTAATGCTTATGTTGGAAAGTTAAG TTCGGACTTTCTTGGCACCAACTTTACAATCTATGACAGCCAGCCACCGGATAGCAGTGCAAAGCCGGCAAGTAGCAGAGCTAGCCGCCGATTTGCTAGCAAGAAAATAAGCCCACAAGTTCTGGTGGCCAATTATGAGGTTGGACAAGTCTCATATAAGTTTAACCTCTTAAAGTCAAGAGGTCCGAGAAGGATGGTGTGCTCGCTGAAGTGTCCACTATCACAGGAAACTGTTAACGAAAAACATCTAGAAGGCTCCATGACGAAAGGATCAGAGACTTCTGTTTCTGGCTGTACAGTTTTGCGCAACAAGGCGCCAAGGTGGCATGAACATCTACAATGCTGGTGCTTGAATTTCCATGGTCGGGTAACTGTAGCATCAGTGAAAAACTTCCAATTGGTTGCAACTGTGGACCAAAGTCAACCAGGAGGAAAAGGAGATGAAGATACCGTCCTCCtacagtttgggaaggtaggaGATGATACTTTCACCATGGATTATAGGCAGCCATTATCAGCTTTGCAGGCATTTGCAATATGCCTTACGAGCTTTGGCACAAAACTGGCAT AG
- the LOC110611331 gene encoding tubby-like F-box protein 7 isoform X1 → MSLRKSILSRRISRSFRSVNNHKHDDGVAEVSGRLGGDVSGEWWAESDPVNGWASLLPELLGEIIKRVEESEDRWPQRQNVVVCACVCKKWREVTKEIVRSTRNIGKITFPSCLKQPGPHDFPHQCLIKRNKKTSTFYLSLALTPSLLDKGKFLLAARRIRHGAHMEYIISLDADDLSQRSNAYVGKLSSDFLGTNFTIYDSQPPDSSAKPASSRASRRFASKKISPQVLVANYEVGQVSYKFNLLKSRGPRRMVCSLKCPLSQETVNEKHLEGSMTKGSETSVSGCTVLRNKAPRWHEHLQCWCLNFHGRVTVASVKNFQLVATVDQSQPGGKGDEDTVLLQFGKVGDDTFTMDYRQPLSALQAFAICLTSFGTKLAFQVK, encoded by the exons ATGTCTCTGCGGAAATCGATTCTCTCTCGAAGGATCTCCAGGTCGTTCAGGTCTGTAAATAATCATAAACACGACGACGGAGTGGCGGAAGTTTCCGGCCGTCTCGGAGGCGATGTTTCCGGGGAGTGGTGGGCGGAGTCGGACCCTGTCAATGGTTGGGCGAGCTTGTTGCCTGAATTGCTTGGAGAGATAATAAAACGAGTTGAAGAGAGCGAGGATCGGTGGCCTCAGCGACAAAACGTTGTAGTTTGTGCTTGTGTTTGTAAGAAATGGAGAGAAGTTACTAAGGAGATAGTCAGGTCTACCCGCAATATCGGAAAAATCACTTTCCCTTCTTGCCTTAAACAG CCGGGTCCACATGACTTTCCTCATCAATGTCTTATAAAACGGAATAAGAAGACTTCAACATTTTACCTCTCTCTTGCTCTTACTCCAT CGTTACTGGACAAGGGAAAGTTTCTTCTAGCGGCACGGAGGATTAGACATGGTGCTCACATGGAGTACATCATCTCACTTGATGCAGATGATCTATCCCAACGGAGTAATGCTTATGTTGGAAAGTTAAG TTCGGACTTTCTTGGCACCAACTTTACAATCTATGACAGCCAGCCACCGGATAGCAGTGCAAAGCCGGCAAGTAGCAGAGCTAGCCGCCGATTTGCTAGCAAGAAAATAAGCCCACAAGTTCTGGTGGCCAATTATGAGGTTGGACAAGTCTCATATAAGTTTAACCTCTTAAAGTCAAGAGGTCCGAGAAGGATGGTGTGCTCGCTGAAGTGTCCACTATCACAGGAAACTGTTAACGAAAAACATCTAGAAGGCTCCATGACGAAAGGATCAGAGACTTCTGTTTCTGGCTGTACAGTTTTGCGCAACAAGGCGCCAAGGTGGCATGAACATCTACAATGCTGGTGCTTGAATTTCCATGGTCGGGTAACTGTAGCATCAGTGAAAAACTTCCAATTGGTTGCAACTGTGGACCAAAGTCAACCAGGAGGAAAAGGAGATGAAGATACCGTCCTCCtacagtttgggaaggtaggaGATGATACTTTCACCATGGATTATAGGCAGCCATTATCAGCTTTGCAGGCATTTGCAATATGCCTTACGAGCTTTGGCACAAAACTGGCAT TCCAAGTGAAGTGA
- the LOC110611331 gene encoding tubby-like F-box protein 7 isoform X3: MSLRKSILSRRISRSFRSVNNHKHDDGVAEVSGRLGGDVSGEWWAESDPVNGWASLLPELLGEIIKRVEESEDRWPQRQNVVVCACVCKKWREVTKEIVRSTRNIGKITFPSCLKQPGPHDFPHQCLIKRNKKTSTFYLSLALTPSLLDKGKFLLAARRIRHGAHMEYIISLDADDLSQRSNAYVGKLSSDFLGTNFTIYDSQPPDSSAKPASSRASRRFASKKISPQVLVANYEVGQVSYKFNLLKSRGPRRMVCSLKCPLSQETVNEKHLEGSMTKGSETSVSGCTVLRNKAPRWHEHLQCWCLNFHGRVTVASVKNFQLVATVDQSQPGGKGDEDTVLLQFGKVGDDTFTMDYRQPLSALQAFAICLTSFGTKLA, from the exons ATGTCTCTGCGGAAATCGATTCTCTCTCGAAGGATCTCCAGGTCGTTCAGGTCTGTAAATAATCATAAACACGACGACGGAGTGGCGGAAGTTTCCGGCCGTCTCGGAGGCGATGTTTCCGGGGAGTGGTGGGCGGAGTCGGACCCTGTCAATGGTTGGGCGAGCTTGTTGCCTGAATTGCTTGGAGAGATAATAAAACGAGTTGAAGAGAGCGAGGATCGGTGGCCTCAGCGACAAAACGTTGTAGTTTGTGCTTGTGTTTGTAAGAAATGGAGAGAAGTTACTAAGGAGATAGTCAGGTCTACCCGCAATATCGGAAAAATCACTTTCCCTTCTTGCCTTAAACAG CCGGGTCCACATGACTTTCCTCATCAATGTCTTATAAAACGGAATAAGAAGACTTCAACATTTTACCTCTCTCTTGCTCTTACTCCAT CGTTACTGGACAAGGGAAAGTTTCTTCTAGCGGCACGGAGGATTAGACATGGTGCTCACATGGAGTACATCATCTCACTTGATGCAGATGATCTATCCCAACGGAGTAATGCTTATGTTGGAAAGTTAAG TTCGGACTTTCTTGGCACCAACTTTACAATCTATGACAGCCAGCCACCGGATAGCAGTGCAAAGCCGGCAAGTAGCAGAGCTAGCCGCCGATTTGCTAGCAAGAAAATAAGCCCACAAGTTCTGGTGGCCAATTATGAGGTTGGACAAGTCTCATATAAGTTTAACCTCTTAAAGTCAAGAGGTCCGAGAAGGATGGTGTGCTCGCTGAAGTGTCCACTATCACAGGAAACTGTTAACGAAAAACATCTAGAAGGCTCCATGACGAAAGGATCAGAGACTTCTGTTTCTGGCTGTACAGTTTTGCGCAACAAGGCGCCAAGGTGGCATGAACATCTACAATGCTGGTGCTTGAATTTCCATGGTCGGGTAACTGTAGCATCAGTGAAAAACTTCCAATTGGTTGCAACTGTGGACCAAAGTCAACCAGGAGGAAAAGGAGATGAAGATACCGTCCTCCtacagtttgggaaggtaggaGATGATACTTTCACCATGGATTATAGGCAGCCATTATCAGCTTTGCAGGCATTTGCAATATGCCTTACGAGCTTTGGCACAAAACTGGCAT GA
- the LOC110611331 gene encoding tubby-like F-box protein 7 isoform X2, which yields MSLRKSILSRRISRSFRSVNNHKHDDGVAEVSGRLGGDVSGEWWAESDPVNGWASLLPELLGEIIKRVEESEDRWPQRQNVVVCACVCKKWREVTKEIVRSTRNIGKITFPSCLKQPGPHDFPHQCLIKRNKKTSTFYLSLALTPSLLDKGKFLLAARRIRHGAHMEYIISLDADDLSQRSNAYVGKLSSDFLGTNFTIYDSQPPDSSAKPASSRASRRFASKKISPQVLVANYEVGQVSYKFNLLKSRGPRRMVCSLKCPLSQETVNEKHLEGSMTKGSETSVSGCTVLRNKAPRWHEHLQCWCLNFHGRVTVASVKNFQLVATVDQSQPGGKGDEDTVLLQFGKVGDDTFTMDYRQPLSALQAFAICLTSFGTKLACE from the exons ATGTCTCTGCGGAAATCGATTCTCTCTCGAAGGATCTCCAGGTCGTTCAGGTCTGTAAATAATCATAAACACGACGACGGAGTGGCGGAAGTTTCCGGCCGTCTCGGAGGCGATGTTTCCGGGGAGTGGTGGGCGGAGTCGGACCCTGTCAATGGTTGGGCGAGCTTGTTGCCTGAATTGCTTGGAGAGATAATAAAACGAGTTGAAGAGAGCGAGGATCGGTGGCCTCAGCGACAAAACGTTGTAGTTTGTGCTTGTGTTTGTAAGAAATGGAGAGAAGTTACTAAGGAGATAGTCAGGTCTACCCGCAATATCGGAAAAATCACTTTCCCTTCTTGCCTTAAACAG CCGGGTCCACATGACTTTCCTCATCAATGTCTTATAAAACGGAATAAGAAGACTTCAACATTTTACCTCTCTCTTGCTCTTACTCCAT CGTTACTGGACAAGGGAAAGTTTCTTCTAGCGGCACGGAGGATTAGACATGGTGCTCACATGGAGTACATCATCTCACTTGATGCAGATGATCTATCCCAACGGAGTAATGCTTATGTTGGAAAGTTAAG TTCGGACTTTCTTGGCACCAACTTTACAATCTATGACAGCCAGCCACCGGATAGCAGTGCAAAGCCGGCAAGTAGCAGAGCTAGCCGCCGATTTGCTAGCAAGAAAATAAGCCCACAAGTTCTGGTGGCCAATTATGAGGTTGGACAAGTCTCATATAAGTTTAACCTCTTAAAGTCAAGAGGTCCGAGAAGGATGGTGTGCTCGCTGAAGTGTCCACTATCACAGGAAACTGTTAACGAAAAACATCTAGAAGGCTCCATGACGAAAGGATCAGAGACTTCTGTTTCTGGCTGTACAGTTTTGCGCAACAAGGCGCCAAGGTGGCATGAACATCTACAATGCTGGTGCTTGAATTTCCATGGTCGGGTAACTGTAGCATCAGTGAAAAACTTCCAATTGGTTGCAACTGTGGACCAAAGTCAACCAGGAGGAAAAGGAGATGAAGATACCGTCCTCCtacagtttgggaaggtaggaGATGATACTTTCACCATGGATTATAGGCAGCCATTATCAGCTTTGCAGGCATTTGCAATATGCCTTACGAGCTTTGGCACAAAACTGGCATGTGAGTAA
- the LOC110610479 gene encoding multiprotein-bridging factor 1b: protein MSGVGPISQDWEPVVIRKKAPNAAAKKDQKVVNAARRSGADIETIKKSNAGTNKAASSSTSLNTRKLDEETENLTHDRVPTELKKAIMQARMDKKLTQSQLAQLINEKPQIIQEYESGKAIPNQQIIGKLERALGVKLRGKK from the exons ATGTCTGGAGTTGGACCAATATCACAGGATTGGGAACCAGTGGTGATTCGCAAGAAGGCTCCCAACGCCGCCGCCAAGAAGGACCAGAAGGTCGTCAACGCCGCTCGACGTTCCGGCGCCGACATTGAAACTATCAAAAAAT CAAATGCTGGTACAAACAAAGCTGCCTCCAGCAGCACTTCTTTAAACACAAGGAAGCTTGATGAAGAAACAGAGAACCTAACTC ATGATCGAGTTCCAACCGAACTGAAGAAAGCTATCATGCAGGCTCGAATGGACAAGAAACTTACCCAGTCTCAACTTGCCCag TTGATCAATGAGAAGCCTCAGATAATACAAGAGTACGAGTCTGGAAAAGCAATTCCAAATCAACAGATAATAGGCAAACTGGAGAGGGCTCTTGGTGTGAAGCTGCGAGGGAAGAAGTGA